GTATCATGAAAATGATTATTATTATCAATTGGAGGATTTTAACAAGAGGTTCCTTCTAGATGGATGTTTCTTATCGAGCTAGTATGCTTTTTAATAACCTAAGAATCAAGCTCAAGTATGATTATACTAGATAAAAAATGATAAATAGCCGTAAAATATCTGGTGTAATGTTAACAATGTTGGTGTTGAAAACTAGAAAGTTTGTTAGATATAGAAACTGTTTTAGCTAACAAGATTTTCATACAAATGCATATGACAGTAAATTATTGAAAGGGTGTAAATGGATGAAAAATATAGAGAAATATAAAAATGCATTTATCAATGTACTGGACTTGAAAGAAGATGATGTAAGTGAAGATTTAGCTCTTGGGAAAACGAGGGAATGGGATTCAATTGGACATATGGCACTCATTTCTGAGATTGAGGATGTTTTTGATGTTTCAATAGATTCAGAATGGATTACAGAATTCAACTCTTACCAGTCAGGTATTGAGCTTTTGGAACGCTTAGGAGTGAACTTTATTAATGAATAGCTTTAAAAAAATGGAGGAGTTTGGGAACCGCACCGCAGTATATGCTGAACGGAAATATTCTTACTTAGAAATGTTAGAAATTGCTGACGCAATCTGTGGTGAAATAGGTGAGAGAACGCTCGTTTTTAGCTTATGTTCAAATAATAAAGAGTCTTTATTTGGCTATGTGGGTTTTATTAGAGGTGGTATTGTGCCTGTACTTTTGGATGCATCCATCCATATTGATCAGCTGAGCAAATTAATTAACCTTTATAAGCCCACCTATATTTGGGCAAGTAGCGAAAATCAAGACCTATCAAAGTTAATGGATCGTGTATTTGTGTTTGGAAATTATACATTATTTAGGTGCCGTTCATTTTACCAACATGATCTTCATGAACATCTAGCTCTTCTTTTAACAACCTCTGGTAGTACTGGGAGTCCCAAATTCGTTCGTTTAAGTTATGAAAATATTTTTAATAACGCAGAATCAATATCATCGTACCTTGAAATCAATGCAGACGATAGACCTATAACAACACTTCCGATGAATTACTCCTATGGCCTCTCTATCATAAATAGTCATTTCATATGTGGGGCTACAATAATTTTAACCGATGCATCCATCATGAAAAAGGAGTTTTGGGACTTATGTAGAGAGCAACGAGTAACAACTTTTGGAGGAGTTCCTTTCGTGTACGAGATGCTTGATAGGCTGAAGTTTGAAGAGCTGCATCTTCCGAGTTTAAAAAAACTAACTC
The window above is part of the Metabacillus sp. B2-18 genome. Proteins encoded here:
- a CDS encoding acyl carrier protein, with protein sequence MKNIEKYKNAFINVLDLKEDDVSEDLALGKTREWDSIGHMALISEIEDVFDVSIDSEWITEFNSYQSGIELLERLGVNFINE
- a CDS encoding AMP-binding protein — protein: MNSFKKMEEFGNRTAVYAERKYSYLEMLEIADAICGEIGERTLVFSLCSNNKESLFGYVGFIRGGIVPVLLDASIHIDQLSKLINLYKPTYIWASSENQDLSKLMDRVFVFGNYTLFRCRSFYQHDLHEHLALLLTTSGSTGSPKFVRLSYENIFNNAESISSYLEINADDRPITTLPMNYSYGLSIINSHFICGATIILTDASIMKKEFWDLCREQRVTTFGGVPFVYEMLDRLKFEELHLPSLKKLTQAGGKLSSSLSSKFAKVCNQKGIQFFTMYGQTEATARMSYLPWEKNLEKVGSIGIAIPGGELYLQDDNDNKITTPNVLGELIYKGANVSLGYADSLFDLSKKDENSGILYTGDKAYFDQDGYFFITGRIKRMIKLYGNRISLDEVEGFLNENGHDCICDGTDDQMNIYTLKDDSVQIKKIIKEKLNLKGFKIMKIKEIPRNHFGKILYSELRKYG